In the Molothrus aeneus isolate 106 chromosome 28, BPBGC_Maene_1.0, whole genome shotgun sequence genome, one interval contains:
- the LOC136567520 gene encoding peptide YY-like, with product MVPFPRPWRALVAVSLCVLLCLAAAYPPKPESPGEDASPEEMARYFSALRHYINLVTRQRYGKRGSPGAAGTELLLGTGSDRSRFDDDSSW from the exons ATGGTGCCATTCCCGCGGCCGTGGCGCGCGTTGGTGGccgtgtccctctgtgtcctgctgtgcctggcgGCCGCGTACCCCCCAAAACCCGAGAGCCCCGGCGAGGACGCGTCCCCCGAGGAGATGGCTCGCTACTTCTCGGCCCTTCGCCACTACATCAACCTGGTCACGCGGCAGAG GTACGGGAAACGCGGCAGCCCCGGCGCCGcggggacagagctgctcctggggaccgGCAGCGACCGGTCACG GTTCGATGACGACTCCTCGTGGTGA
- the LOC136567180 gene encoding pancreatic polypeptide-like: protein MVCERVKACRSGTWAVRGGSVQVCSAVLSCVRALCASTPCPLPPRCDPAVAVAAMAPPLLLVVCAVVALLPLRPRAAPAQPAYPGDDAPVEELLRFYNDLQQYLNVVTRPRYGKRAGGRALGQEPLGAPGC from the exons ATGGTTTGTGAAAGGGTGAAGGCGTGCAGGAGTGGGACATGGGCTGTGCGGGGGGGGAGTGtgcag gtgtgctcagctgtgctcagctgtgtgCGTGCCCTGTGTGCGAGCACgccctgtccccttcccccGCGGTGTGACCCCGCTGTCGCTGTCGCAGCCATGGCCCCGCCGCTGCTGTTGGTGGTGTGTGCGGTGGTGGCGCTGCTGCCGCTGCGGCCCCGCGCGGCCCCGGCCCAGCCCGCGTACCCTGGGGACGACGCGCccgtggaggagctgctgcgCTTCTACAACGACCTGCAGCAGTACCTGAACGTCGTCACGCGCCCGCG GTACGGCAAGCGGGCAGGCGGGCGAGCACTGGGCCAGGAGCCCCTGGGAGCCCcgggctgctga
- the MPP2 gene encoding MAGUK p55 subfamily member 2 isoform X3 has translation MPAAAPASVTAMQQVLDNLMGLPGSPGVADLDLIFLRGIMESPIVRSLAKAHERLEERKLEAVRGDNLALVQEILRDIGRLARPEAQGAAAELARILREPHFQSLLETHDSVAAKSYDPPPSSPGPEASLGSQPVPPDAVRMVGIRKAAGENLGVTFRVERGELVIARILHGGMVAQQGLLHVGDVIREVNGREVGSDPRALQDSLRHASGSVVLKILPSYQEPHPPRQVFVKCHFDYDPATDSLIPCKEAGLKFMAGDLLQIVNQDDPNWWQACHVEGGSAGLVPSQLLEEKRKAFVKRDGEVAPSAGALCGSLSGKRKKRMMYLTTKNAEFDRHELLIYEEVARMPPFRRKTLVLIGAQGVGRRSLKNKLIMSDQARYGTTIPYTSRKPKESERDGQGYRFVSRGEMEADIKAGRYLEHGEYEGNLYGTRIDSIRAVVDAGKMCILDVNPQAVKVLRTAEFVPYVVFIEAPGPERLRAMNRAALESGVATKQLTEADAQRTVEESSRIQRGYGHYFDLSLTNDDLERTFGRLREAMEHLRVQPQWVPVTWVPSLSPRPQNPFGDPTLPGWGSLTVPRVPCHPFPGSNNPARCNYP, from the exons ATGCCGGCGGCCGCCCCCGCTTCGGTCACGG CCATGCAGCAGGTCCTGGACAACCTGATGGGGCTCCCGGGGAGCCCGGGGGTGGCGGACCTCGACCTCATCTTCCTCCGCGGCATCATGGAGAGCCCCATCGTCCGCTCCCTGGCCAAG gctcaCGAGCGGCTGGAGGAGCGCAAGCTGGAGGCGGTGCGCGGGGACAACCTGGCGCTGGTGCAGGAGATCCTGCGGGACATCGGGCGCCTGGCGCGGCCCGAGGCTCAGGGAGCGGCGGCGGAGCTGGCCCGGATCCTGCGGGAGCCGCACTTCCAG TCGCTGCTGGAGACCCACGACTCGGTGGCTGCCAAGAGCTACGATCCCCCCCcgagcagccccggccccgagGCCTCGCTGGGGTCGCAGCCGGTGCCCCCCGACGCCGTGCGCATGGTGGGCATCCGCAAGGCAGCCGGGGAGAACCTG GGAGTGACGTTCCGGGTGGAGCGGGGGGAGCTGGTGATCGCCCGCATCCTGCACGGGGGGATGGTGGcgcagcaggggctgctgcacgTGGGGGACGTGATCCGCGAGGTGAACGGGCGCGAGGTGGGCAGCGACCCTCGGGCGCTGCAGGACAGCCTGCGCCACGCCAGCGGCAGCGTCGTGCTCAAGATCCTGCCCAGCTACCAGGAGCCACACCCGCCCCGCCAG gtgtttGTCAAGTGTCACTTCGACTACGACCCGGCCACCGACAGCCTCATCCCCTGCAAGGAGGCCGGGCTCAAGTTCATGGCCGGGGACCTGCTGCAGATCGTCAACCAGGATGACCCCAACTGGTGGCAG GCGTGCCACGTGGAgggcggcagcgcggggctggtgcccagccagctgctggaggagaagcGCAAGGCTTTCGTCAAGCGGGACGGGGAGGTGGCGCCCTCGGCAG GGGCCCTGTGTGGCAGCCTCAGcgggaagaggaagaagaggatgaTGTACCTGACGACGAAGAACGCCG AGTTCGACCGGCACGAGCTGCTGATCTACGAGGAGGTGGCGCGGATGCCGCCGTTCCGCCGGAAAACGCTGGTGCTGATCGGGGCTCAGGGCGTGGGGCGCCGCAGCCTCAAGAACAAACTGATCATGTCTGACCAGGCGCGCTACGGCACCACCATCCCCT ACACGTCCCGGAAGCCGAAGGAGAGCGAGCGGGACGGGCAGGGCTATCGCTTCGTGTCGCGGGGCGAGATGGAGGCGGACATCAAGGCGGGCCGGTACCTGGAGCACGGCGAGTACGAGGGGAACCTCTACGGCACCAGGATCGACTCCATCCGCGCCGTGGTGGACGCGGGCAAGATGTGCATCCTGGACGTGAACCCGCAG GCCGTGAAGGTGCTGAGGACGGCGGAGTTCGTGCCCTACGTGGTGTTCATCGAGGCGCCCGGGCCCGAGAGGCTGCGAGCCATGAACAGGGCGGCGCTGGAGAGCGGCGTGGCCACCAAACAGCTCACG GAGGCGGACGCCCAGCGCACGGTGGAGGAGAGCAGCCGCATCCAGCGCGGTTACGGGCACTACTTCGACCTGAGCCTGACCAACGATGACCTGGAGCGCACCTTCGGGCGCCTGCGGGAGGCCATGGAGCACCTGCGCGTGCAGCCCCAGTGGGTCCCCGTCACCT gggtcccctCCTTGTCCCCCAGGCCACAAAACCCCTTCGGGGACCCCACCTTACCAGGGTGGGGGTCCCTCACTGTCCCTCgtgtcccctgtcacccctTCCCAGGTAGCAATAACCCCGCGCGCTGTAATTACCCCTGA
- the MPP2 gene encoding MAGUK p55 subfamily member 2 isoform X1 gives MNGPGPGSPPPARAPPAPPAMQQVLDNLMGLPGSPGVADLDLIFLRGIMESPIVRSLAKAHERLEERKLEAVRGDNLALVQEILRDIGRLARPEAQGAAAELARILREPHFQSLLETHDSVAAKSYDPPPSSPGPEASLGSQPVPPDAVRMVGIRKAAGENLGVTFRVERGELVIARILHGGMVAQQGLLHVGDVIREVNGREVGSDPRALQDSLRHASGSVVLKILPSYQEPHPPRQVFVKCHFDYDPATDSLIPCKEAGLKFMAGDLLQIVNQDDPNWWQACHVEGGSAGLVPSQLLEEKRKAFVKRDGEVAPSAGALCGSLSGKRKKRMMYLTTKNAEFDRHELLIYEEVARMPPFRRKTLVLIGAQGVGRRSLKNKLIMSDQARYGTTIPYTSRKPKESERDGQGYRFVSRGEMEADIKAGRYLEHGEYEGNLYGTRIDSIRAVVDAGKMCILDVNPQAVKVLRTAEFVPYVVFIEAPGPERLRAMNRAALESGVATKQLTEADAQRTVEESSRIQRGYGHYFDLSLTNDDLERTFGRLREAMEHLRVQPQWVPVTWVPSLSPRPQNPFGDPTLPGWGSLTVPRVPCHPFPGSNNPARCNYP, from the exons atgaacggccccggccccgggtccccgccgcccgcccgcgcccccCCGGCTCCCCCAG CCATGCAGCAGGTCCTGGACAACCTGATGGGGCTCCCGGGGAGCCCGGGGGTGGCGGACCTCGACCTCATCTTCCTCCGCGGCATCATGGAGAGCCCCATCGTCCGCTCCCTGGCCAAG gctcaCGAGCGGCTGGAGGAGCGCAAGCTGGAGGCGGTGCGCGGGGACAACCTGGCGCTGGTGCAGGAGATCCTGCGGGACATCGGGCGCCTGGCGCGGCCCGAGGCTCAGGGAGCGGCGGCGGAGCTGGCCCGGATCCTGCGGGAGCCGCACTTCCAG TCGCTGCTGGAGACCCACGACTCGGTGGCTGCCAAGAGCTACGATCCCCCCCcgagcagccccggccccgagGCCTCGCTGGGGTCGCAGCCGGTGCCCCCCGACGCCGTGCGCATGGTGGGCATCCGCAAGGCAGCCGGGGAGAACCTG GGAGTGACGTTCCGGGTGGAGCGGGGGGAGCTGGTGATCGCCCGCATCCTGCACGGGGGGATGGTGGcgcagcaggggctgctgcacgTGGGGGACGTGATCCGCGAGGTGAACGGGCGCGAGGTGGGCAGCGACCCTCGGGCGCTGCAGGACAGCCTGCGCCACGCCAGCGGCAGCGTCGTGCTCAAGATCCTGCCCAGCTACCAGGAGCCACACCCGCCCCGCCAG gtgtttGTCAAGTGTCACTTCGACTACGACCCGGCCACCGACAGCCTCATCCCCTGCAAGGAGGCCGGGCTCAAGTTCATGGCCGGGGACCTGCTGCAGATCGTCAACCAGGATGACCCCAACTGGTGGCAG GCGTGCCACGTGGAgggcggcagcgcggggctggtgcccagccagctgctggaggagaagcGCAAGGCTTTCGTCAAGCGGGACGGGGAGGTGGCGCCCTCGGCAG GGGCCCTGTGTGGCAGCCTCAGcgggaagaggaagaagaggatgaTGTACCTGACGACGAAGAACGCCG AGTTCGACCGGCACGAGCTGCTGATCTACGAGGAGGTGGCGCGGATGCCGCCGTTCCGCCGGAAAACGCTGGTGCTGATCGGGGCTCAGGGCGTGGGGCGCCGCAGCCTCAAGAACAAACTGATCATGTCTGACCAGGCGCGCTACGGCACCACCATCCCCT ACACGTCCCGGAAGCCGAAGGAGAGCGAGCGGGACGGGCAGGGCTATCGCTTCGTGTCGCGGGGCGAGATGGAGGCGGACATCAAGGCGGGCCGGTACCTGGAGCACGGCGAGTACGAGGGGAACCTCTACGGCACCAGGATCGACTCCATCCGCGCCGTGGTGGACGCGGGCAAGATGTGCATCCTGGACGTGAACCCGCAG GCCGTGAAGGTGCTGAGGACGGCGGAGTTCGTGCCCTACGTGGTGTTCATCGAGGCGCCCGGGCCCGAGAGGCTGCGAGCCATGAACAGGGCGGCGCTGGAGAGCGGCGTGGCCACCAAACAGCTCACG GAGGCGGACGCCCAGCGCACGGTGGAGGAGAGCAGCCGCATCCAGCGCGGTTACGGGCACTACTTCGACCTGAGCCTGACCAACGATGACCTGGAGCGCACCTTCGGGCGCCTGCGGGAGGCCATGGAGCACCTGCGCGTGCAGCCCCAGTGGGTCCCCGTCACCT gggtcccctCCTTGTCCCCCAGGCCACAAAACCCCTTCGGGGACCCCACCTTACCAGGGTGGGGGTCCCTCACTGTCCCTCgtgtcccctgtcacccctTCCCAGGTAGCAATAACCCCGCGCGCTGTAATTACCCCTGA
- the MPP2 gene encoding MAGUK p55 subfamily member 2 isoform X2, with protein MSTACVSVPLCPPLRVPVCVPPAMQQVLDNLMGLPGSPGVADLDLIFLRGIMESPIVRSLAKAHERLEERKLEAVRGDNLALVQEILRDIGRLARPEAQGAAAELARILREPHFQSLLETHDSVAAKSYDPPPSSPGPEASLGSQPVPPDAVRMGVTFRVERGELVIARILHGGMVAQQGLLHVGDVIREVNGREVGSDPRALQDSLRHASGSVVLKILPSYQEPHPPRQVFVKCHFDYDPATDSLIPCKEAGLKFMAGDLLQIVNQDDPNWWQACHVEGGSAGLVPSQLLEEKRKAFVKRDGEVAPSAGALCGSLSGKRKKRMMYLTTKNAEFDRHELLIYEEVARMPPFRRKTLVLIGAQGVGRRSLKNKLIMSDQARYGTTIPYTSRKPKESERDGQGYRFVSRGEMEADIKAGRYLEHGEYEGNLYGTRIDSIRAVVDAGKMCILDVNPQAVKVLRTAEFVPYVVFIEAPGPERLRAMNRAALESGVATKQLTEADAQRTVEESSRIQRGYGHYFDLSLTNDDLERTFGRLREAMEHLRVQPQWVPVTWVPSLSPRPQNPFGDPTLPGWGSLTVPRVPCHPFPGSNNPARCNYP; from the exons ATGTCCACCGcgtgtgtgtctgtccctctgtgtccccccctccgtgtccctgtgtgtgtccccccaGCCATGCAGCAGGTCCTGGACAACCTGATGGGGCTCCCGGGGAGCCCGGGGGTGGCGGACCTCGACCTCATCTTCCTCCGCGGCATCATGGAGAGCCCCATCGTCCGCTCCCTGGCCAAG gctcaCGAGCGGCTGGAGGAGCGCAAGCTGGAGGCGGTGCGCGGGGACAACCTGGCGCTGGTGCAGGAGATCCTGCGGGACATCGGGCGCCTGGCGCGGCCCGAGGCTCAGGGAGCGGCGGCGGAGCTGGCCCGGATCCTGCGGGAGCCGCACTTCCAG TCGCTGCTGGAGACCCACGACTCGGTGGCTGCCAAGAGCTACGATCCCCCCCcgagcagccccggccccgagGCCTCGCTGGGGTCGCAGCCGGTGCCCCCCGACGCCGTGCGCATG GGAGTGACGTTCCGGGTGGAGCGGGGGGAGCTGGTGATCGCCCGCATCCTGCACGGGGGGATGGTGGcgcagcaggggctgctgcacgTGGGGGACGTGATCCGCGAGGTGAACGGGCGCGAGGTGGGCAGCGACCCTCGGGCGCTGCAGGACAGCCTGCGCCACGCCAGCGGCAGCGTCGTGCTCAAGATCCTGCCCAGCTACCAGGAGCCACACCCGCCCCGCCAG gtgtttGTCAAGTGTCACTTCGACTACGACCCGGCCACCGACAGCCTCATCCCCTGCAAGGAGGCCGGGCTCAAGTTCATGGCCGGGGACCTGCTGCAGATCGTCAACCAGGATGACCCCAACTGGTGGCAG GCGTGCCACGTGGAgggcggcagcgcggggctggtgcccagccagctgctggaggagaagcGCAAGGCTTTCGTCAAGCGGGACGGGGAGGTGGCGCCCTCGGCAG GGGCCCTGTGTGGCAGCCTCAGcgggaagaggaagaagaggatgaTGTACCTGACGACGAAGAACGCCG AGTTCGACCGGCACGAGCTGCTGATCTACGAGGAGGTGGCGCGGATGCCGCCGTTCCGCCGGAAAACGCTGGTGCTGATCGGGGCTCAGGGCGTGGGGCGCCGCAGCCTCAAGAACAAACTGATCATGTCTGACCAGGCGCGCTACGGCACCACCATCCCCT ACACGTCCCGGAAGCCGAAGGAGAGCGAGCGGGACGGGCAGGGCTATCGCTTCGTGTCGCGGGGCGAGATGGAGGCGGACATCAAGGCGGGCCGGTACCTGGAGCACGGCGAGTACGAGGGGAACCTCTACGGCACCAGGATCGACTCCATCCGCGCCGTGGTGGACGCGGGCAAGATGTGCATCCTGGACGTGAACCCGCAG GCCGTGAAGGTGCTGAGGACGGCGGAGTTCGTGCCCTACGTGGTGTTCATCGAGGCGCCCGGGCCCGAGAGGCTGCGAGCCATGAACAGGGCGGCGCTGGAGAGCGGCGTGGCCACCAAACAGCTCACG GAGGCGGACGCCCAGCGCACGGTGGAGGAGAGCAGCCGCATCCAGCGCGGTTACGGGCACTACTTCGACCTGAGCCTGACCAACGATGACCTGGAGCGCACCTTCGGGCGCCTGCGGGAGGCCATGGAGCACCTGCGCGTGCAGCCCCAGTGGGTCCCCGTCACCT gggtcccctCCTTGTCCCCCAGGCCACAAAACCCCTTCGGGGACCCCACCTTACCAGGGTGGGGGTCCCTCACTGTCCCTCgtgtcccctgtcacccctTCCCAGGTAGCAATAACCCCGCGCGCTGTAATTACCCCTGA
- the MPP2 gene encoding MAGUK p55 subfamily member 2 isoform X5, whose translation MSTACVSVPLCPPLRVPVCVPPAMQQVLDNLMGLPGSPGVADLDLIFLRGIMESPIVRSLAKAHERLEERKLEAVRGDNLALVQEILRDIGRLARPEAQGAAAELARILREPHFQSLLETHDSVAAKSYDPPPSSPGPEASLGSQPVPPDAVRMVGIRKAAGENLGVTFRVERGELVIARILHGGMVAQQGLLHVGDVIREVNGREVGSDPRALQDSLRHASGSVVLKILPSYQEPHPPRQVFVKCHFDYDPATDSLIPCKEAGLKFMAGDLLQIVNQDDPNWWQACHVEGGSAGLVPSQLLEEKRKAFVKRDGEVAPSAGALCGSLSGKRKKRMMYLTTKNAEFDRHELLIYEEVARMPPFRRKTLVLIGAQGVGRRSLKNKLIMSDQARYGTTIPYTSRKPKESERDGQGYRFVSRGEMEADIKAGRYLEHGEYEGNLYGTRIDSIRAVVDAGKMCILDVNPQAVKVLRTAEFVPYVVFIEAPGPERLRAMNRAALESGVATKQLTEADAQRTVEESSRIQRGYGHYFDLSLTNDDLERTFGRLREAMEHLRVQPQWVPVTWVY comes from the exons ATGTCCACCGcgtgtgtgtctgtccctctgtgtccccccctccgtgtccctgtgtgtgtccccccaGCCATGCAGCAGGTCCTGGACAACCTGATGGGGCTCCCGGGGAGCCCGGGGGTGGCGGACCTCGACCTCATCTTCCTCCGCGGCATCATGGAGAGCCCCATCGTCCGCTCCCTGGCCAAG gctcaCGAGCGGCTGGAGGAGCGCAAGCTGGAGGCGGTGCGCGGGGACAACCTGGCGCTGGTGCAGGAGATCCTGCGGGACATCGGGCGCCTGGCGCGGCCCGAGGCTCAGGGAGCGGCGGCGGAGCTGGCCCGGATCCTGCGGGAGCCGCACTTCCAG TCGCTGCTGGAGACCCACGACTCGGTGGCTGCCAAGAGCTACGATCCCCCCCcgagcagccccggccccgagGCCTCGCTGGGGTCGCAGCCGGTGCCCCCCGACGCCGTGCGCATGGTGGGCATCCGCAAGGCAGCCGGGGAGAACCTG GGAGTGACGTTCCGGGTGGAGCGGGGGGAGCTGGTGATCGCCCGCATCCTGCACGGGGGGATGGTGGcgcagcaggggctgctgcacgTGGGGGACGTGATCCGCGAGGTGAACGGGCGCGAGGTGGGCAGCGACCCTCGGGCGCTGCAGGACAGCCTGCGCCACGCCAGCGGCAGCGTCGTGCTCAAGATCCTGCCCAGCTACCAGGAGCCACACCCGCCCCGCCAG gtgtttGTCAAGTGTCACTTCGACTACGACCCGGCCACCGACAGCCTCATCCCCTGCAAGGAGGCCGGGCTCAAGTTCATGGCCGGGGACCTGCTGCAGATCGTCAACCAGGATGACCCCAACTGGTGGCAG GCGTGCCACGTGGAgggcggcagcgcggggctggtgcccagccagctgctggaggagaagcGCAAGGCTTTCGTCAAGCGGGACGGGGAGGTGGCGCCCTCGGCAG GGGCCCTGTGTGGCAGCCTCAGcgggaagaggaagaagaggatgaTGTACCTGACGACGAAGAACGCCG AGTTCGACCGGCACGAGCTGCTGATCTACGAGGAGGTGGCGCGGATGCCGCCGTTCCGCCGGAAAACGCTGGTGCTGATCGGGGCTCAGGGCGTGGGGCGCCGCAGCCTCAAGAACAAACTGATCATGTCTGACCAGGCGCGCTACGGCACCACCATCCCCT ACACGTCCCGGAAGCCGAAGGAGAGCGAGCGGGACGGGCAGGGCTATCGCTTCGTGTCGCGGGGCGAGATGGAGGCGGACATCAAGGCGGGCCGGTACCTGGAGCACGGCGAGTACGAGGGGAACCTCTACGGCACCAGGATCGACTCCATCCGCGCCGTGGTGGACGCGGGCAAGATGTGCATCCTGGACGTGAACCCGCAG GCCGTGAAGGTGCTGAGGACGGCGGAGTTCGTGCCCTACGTGGTGTTCATCGAGGCGCCCGGGCCCGAGAGGCTGCGAGCCATGAACAGGGCGGCGCTGGAGAGCGGCGTGGCCACCAAACAGCTCACG GAGGCGGACGCCCAGCGCACGGTGGAGGAGAGCAGCCGCATCCAGCGCGGTTACGGGCACTACTTCGACCTGAGCCTGACCAACGATGACCTGGAGCGCACCTTCGGGCGCCTGCGGGAGGCCATGGAGCACCTGCGCGTGCAGCCCCAGTGGGTCCCCGTCACCTGGGTCTATTAG
- the MPP2 gene encoding MAGUK p55 subfamily member 2 isoform X4 has product MQQVLDNLMGLPGSPGVADLDLIFLRGIMESPIVRSLAKAHERLEERKLEAVRGDNLALVQEILRDIGRLARPEAQGAAAELARILREPHFQSLLETHDSVAAKSYDPPPSSPGPEASLGSQPVPPDAVRMVGIRKAAGENLGVTFRVERGELVIARILHGGMVAQQGLLHVGDVIREVNGREVGSDPRALQDSLRHASGSVVLKILPSYQEPHPPRQVFVKCHFDYDPATDSLIPCKEAGLKFMAGDLLQIVNQDDPNWWQACHVEGGSAGLVPSQLLEEKRKAFVKRDGEVAPSAGALCGSLSGKRKKRMMYLTTKNAEFDRHELLIYEEVARMPPFRRKTLVLIGAQGVGRRSLKNKLIMSDQARYGTTIPYTSRKPKESERDGQGYRFVSRGEMEADIKAGRYLEHGEYEGNLYGTRIDSIRAVVDAGKMCILDVNPQAVKVLRTAEFVPYVVFIEAPGPERLRAMNRAALESGVATKQLTEADAQRTVEESSRIQRGYGHYFDLSLTNDDLERTFGRLREAMEHLRVQPQWVPVTWVPSLSPRPQNPFGDPTLPGWGSLTVPRVPCHPFPGSNNPARCNYP; this is encoded by the exons ATGCAGCAGGTCCTGGACAACCTGATGGGGCTCCCGGGGAGCCCGGGGGTGGCGGACCTCGACCTCATCTTCCTCCGCGGCATCATGGAGAGCCCCATCGTCCGCTCCCTGGCCAAG gctcaCGAGCGGCTGGAGGAGCGCAAGCTGGAGGCGGTGCGCGGGGACAACCTGGCGCTGGTGCAGGAGATCCTGCGGGACATCGGGCGCCTGGCGCGGCCCGAGGCTCAGGGAGCGGCGGCGGAGCTGGCCCGGATCCTGCGGGAGCCGCACTTCCAG TCGCTGCTGGAGACCCACGACTCGGTGGCTGCCAAGAGCTACGATCCCCCCCcgagcagccccggccccgagGCCTCGCTGGGGTCGCAGCCGGTGCCCCCCGACGCCGTGCGCATGGTGGGCATCCGCAAGGCAGCCGGGGAGAACCTG GGAGTGACGTTCCGGGTGGAGCGGGGGGAGCTGGTGATCGCCCGCATCCTGCACGGGGGGATGGTGGcgcagcaggggctgctgcacgTGGGGGACGTGATCCGCGAGGTGAACGGGCGCGAGGTGGGCAGCGACCCTCGGGCGCTGCAGGACAGCCTGCGCCACGCCAGCGGCAGCGTCGTGCTCAAGATCCTGCCCAGCTACCAGGAGCCACACCCGCCCCGCCAG gtgtttGTCAAGTGTCACTTCGACTACGACCCGGCCACCGACAGCCTCATCCCCTGCAAGGAGGCCGGGCTCAAGTTCATGGCCGGGGACCTGCTGCAGATCGTCAACCAGGATGACCCCAACTGGTGGCAG GCGTGCCACGTGGAgggcggcagcgcggggctggtgcccagccagctgctggaggagaagcGCAAGGCTTTCGTCAAGCGGGACGGGGAGGTGGCGCCCTCGGCAG GGGCCCTGTGTGGCAGCCTCAGcgggaagaggaagaagaggatgaTGTACCTGACGACGAAGAACGCCG AGTTCGACCGGCACGAGCTGCTGATCTACGAGGAGGTGGCGCGGATGCCGCCGTTCCGCCGGAAAACGCTGGTGCTGATCGGGGCTCAGGGCGTGGGGCGCCGCAGCCTCAAGAACAAACTGATCATGTCTGACCAGGCGCGCTACGGCACCACCATCCCCT ACACGTCCCGGAAGCCGAAGGAGAGCGAGCGGGACGGGCAGGGCTATCGCTTCGTGTCGCGGGGCGAGATGGAGGCGGACATCAAGGCGGGCCGGTACCTGGAGCACGGCGAGTACGAGGGGAACCTCTACGGCACCAGGATCGACTCCATCCGCGCCGTGGTGGACGCGGGCAAGATGTGCATCCTGGACGTGAACCCGCAG GCCGTGAAGGTGCTGAGGACGGCGGAGTTCGTGCCCTACGTGGTGTTCATCGAGGCGCCCGGGCCCGAGAGGCTGCGAGCCATGAACAGGGCGGCGCTGGAGAGCGGCGTGGCCACCAAACAGCTCACG GAGGCGGACGCCCAGCGCACGGTGGAGGAGAGCAGCCGCATCCAGCGCGGTTACGGGCACTACTTCGACCTGAGCCTGACCAACGATGACCTGGAGCGCACCTTCGGGCGCCTGCGGGAGGCCATGGAGCACCTGCGCGTGCAGCCCCAGTGGGTCCCCGTCACCT gggtcccctCCTTGTCCCCCAGGCCACAAAACCCCTTCGGGGACCCCACCTTACCAGGGTGGGGGTCCCTCACTGTCCCTCgtgtcccctgtcacccctTCCCAGGTAGCAATAACCCCGCGCGCTGTAATTACCCCTGA